A single window of Candidatus Methylacidiphilales bacterium DNA harbors:
- the carB gene encoding carbamoyl-phosphate synthase large subunit, with product MPKRQDLHKILLIGSGPIVIGQACEFDYSGVQACKALREEGYEVVLINSNPATIMTDPEFAARTYIEPITPEVVEMIIAKEKPDALLPTLGGQTALNTAMALFKNGALARHNVQMIGANAEAITKGEDRQIFKDCMIKIGLDVPKSGVAKSVAQALQIVEDIGGKYPVISRPAFTLGGTGGGIAYNRKEFEELVARGLDLSPTGETLIEECLLGWKEYEMEVMRDRADNCVVICSIENFDPMGVHTGDSITVAPAQTLTDKEYQRMRDASFAVIREIGVETGGSNIQFATDPKTGRMIVIEMNPRVSRSSALASKATGFPIAKIAAKLAVGYTLDELRNDITKETPASFEPTIDYVVTKIPRFTFEKFPGADATLTSQMKSVGEAMAIGRTFKESFQKAIRSLDLKGKDGTLAFGTPKEKQPLETIKSKLRTPNHQRFWWVTHALQCGLTVEEIHQLTAIDRWFLENLKQLSDLALEIEKADLFDPSSLPLLETAKSYGFSDLQLAELQSANLKLKTLNPKQSSLLIRQTRKAAGVSASFRLVDTCAAEFEAYTPYFYSTYDRGDNEAKRTPKKKIIILGGGPNRIGQGIEFDYCCVHASLSLHEAGYETIMVNSNPETVSTDYDISDKLYFEPLTVEDVLNIYETENIDDQVQGVIVQFGGQTPLNLASDLAAAGVRIIGTPVEAIERAEDRKLFQEMLHKLKLRQPANATAVGEEQALRGANATGYPVLMRPSFVLGGRAMQIVYHDEELRDYLRRNGEAIGDRPILLDQFLDDATEVDVDCIADGTDAVIGAVMEHIERAGVHSGDSACVIPPYSLKLAVIEEIRRSTIAMAKELGVKGLMNVQFAVQKDTVYVLEVNPRASRTVPFVSKAIGHPLAKYASLIMSGKTLKELGFTREVIPTYYNVKEAVFPFNKFRGVDILLGPEMKSTGEVMGIDPDFGIAYAKTQMAAGGALPLKGKIFVSVRDTDKPLIVDLSRQLAEMGFTVCSTSGTARALKDNGVPVEELQKINEGRPNVIDLMENGELALLINTPYGPVARTDEIKIRTTALYHKVPVMTTMAAAEASVKGIRSLIKGGFSVTALQDVHRK from the coding sequence ATGCCCAAGCGCCAAGACCTCCACAAGATTCTCCTCATCGGTTCCGGCCCGATCGTCATCGGCCAGGCCTGCGAATTCGACTATTCCGGCGTTCAGGCCTGCAAGGCCCTGCGCGAGGAAGGCTACGAAGTGGTGCTGATCAACAGCAACCCCGCCACCATCATGACGGATCCGGAGTTCGCCGCCCGGACCTACATCGAACCCATCACCCCCGAAGTGGTGGAGATGATCATCGCCAAGGAAAAACCCGACGCCCTCCTGCCCACCCTCGGCGGCCAGACCGCCCTCAACACGGCCATGGCCCTGTTCAAAAACGGCGCCCTGGCCCGTCACAACGTGCAGATGATCGGGGCCAACGCCGAAGCCATCACCAAAGGTGAAGACCGCCAGATCTTCAAGGACTGCATGATCAAGATCGGCCTCGATGTGCCCAAGTCGGGCGTGGCCAAATCCGTCGCCCAGGCCCTGCAAATCGTCGAGGACATCGGCGGCAAATACCCCGTCATTTCCCGTCCTGCCTTCACCCTCGGCGGCACCGGCGGCGGCATCGCCTACAACCGCAAGGAATTCGAGGAACTCGTCGCCCGCGGCCTCGACCTTTCGCCAACCGGGGAAACCCTTATCGAGGAATGCCTGCTCGGCTGGAAAGAATACGAGATGGAAGTCATGCGCGACCGCGCCGACAACTGTGTCGTCATCTGCTCGATCGAAAACTTCGACCCCATGGGCGTTCACACCGGGGATTCCATCACGGTGGCCCCTGCCCAAACGCTGACCGACAAGGAATACCAGCGCATGCGCGACGCCTCCTTCGCCGTCATCCGCGAGATCGGGGTCGAGACCGGCGGGTCCAACATCCAGTTTGCCACCGATCCGAAGACCGGGCGCATGATTGTCATCGAGATGAACCCGCGCGTGTCGCGTTCGTCCGCCCTGGCCTCCAAGGCCACCGGATTCCCCATCGCCAAGATCGCGGCCAAACTGGCCGTTGGTTACACCCTCGATGAATTGCGCAACGACATCACCAAGGAAACGCCCGCCTCCTTCGAGCCCACCATCGATTATGTGGTGACGAAGATCCCCCGTTTCACCTTTGAGAAGTTCCCCGGCGCCGACGCCACCCTGACTTCGCAGATGAAGAGCGTGGGTGAGGCCATGGCCATCGGGCGCACCTTCAAGGAATCGTTCCAGAAAGCCATCCGCTCCCTTGATTTGAAAGGCAAGGACGGCACCCTGGCCTTCGGCACGCCCAAGGAAAAGCAGCCCCTTGAAACCATCAAATCCAAACTGCGCACGCCCAACCACCAGCGATTCTGGTGGGTCACGCACGCCCTGCAGTGCGGGTTGACGGTGGAGGAAATCCACCAACTCACCGCCATCGACCGCTGGTTCCTGGAAAATCTCAAGCAGCTCTCCGACCTGGCCCTGGAGATCGAGAAAGCCGACCTCTTCGACCCTTCCTCGCTCCCCCTTCTGGAAACCGCCAAATCCTACGGCTTCTCCGATCTGCAACTGGCCGAACTTCAGTCTGCCAACTTAAAACTCAAAACCTTAAACCCCAAACAATCCTCCCTCCTCATCCGCCAGACCCGCAAGGCGGCGGGAGTCTCGGCCAGCTTCCGTCTCGTCGACACCTGCGCGGCCGAGTTCGAGGCCTACACGCCCTATTTTTATTCCACCTACGACCGCGGCGACAACGAGGCCAAGCGCACCCCGAAGAAGAAGATCATCATTCTCGGTGGCGGCCCCAACCGCATCGGCCAGGGGATCGAGTTCGATTACTGCTGTGTCCACGCCAGCCTTTCCCTCCACGAGGCCGGATACGAGACCATCATGGTCAACTCCAACCCCGAGACCGTTTCCACCGATTATGACATATCGGACAAGCTCTACTTCGAGCCCCTCACGGTCGAGGACGTGCTCAACATCTACGAAACGGAAAACATCGACGACCAAGTACAAGGCGTGATCGTACAGTTCGGTGGGCAGACGCCCTTGAATCTGGCCTCCGATCTCGCCGCTGCAGGCGTGCGCATCATCGGCACCCCGGTCGAGGCCATCGAGCGGGCCGAGGATCGCAAGCTCTTCCAGGAAATGCTGCACAAGCTCAAGCTCCGCCAGCCCGCCAATGCCACCGCCGTCGGCGAGGAACAGGCCCTGCGTGGGGCCAATGCCACCGGCTACCCCGTCCTCATGCGCCCGTCCTTCGTCCTTGGCGGACGCGCCATGCAGATCGTTTACCACGACGAGGAACTCCGCGATTACCTCCGCCGCAATGGCGAGGCCATCGGGGACCGGCCCATTCTCCTCGACCAGTTCCTCGACGATGCGACGGAGGTCGATGTGGATTGCATCGCCGACGGGACCGACGCGGTCATCGGGGCGGTCATGGAACACATCGAACGCGCCGGGGTCCATTCCGGCGACAGTGCCTGCGTCATCCCGCCCTATTCGCTCAAGCTGGCCGTGATTGAGGAAATCCGCCGTTCCACCATCGCCATGGCCAAGGAACTGGGTGTGAAGGGGCTGATGAACGTCCAATTCGCCGTGCAGAAAGACACCGTTTACGTCCTCGAGGTCAACCCGCGCGCCTCCCGCACCGTGCCCTTCGTCTCCAAGGCCATCGGTCATCCGCTGGCCAAATACGCTTCGCTCATCATGTCGGGCAAGACCTTGAAAGAACTGGGCTTCACCCGGGAAGTCATTCCCACCTATTACAACGTCAAGGAGGCGGTTTTCCCCTTCAACAAATTCCGCGGGGTGGACATTCTCTTGGGGCCGGAAATGAAGTCGACCGGCGAAGTCATGGGCATCGATCCCGATTTCGGCATCGCGTATGCCAAGACCCAGATGGCCGCGGGCGGGGCCCTGCCGCTCAAGGGCAAGATCTTCGTCAGCGTGCGCGACACCGACAAGCCGCTCATTGTCGACCTCTCCCGCCAGCTGGCCGAGATGGGATTCACCGTGTGCAGCACCAGCGGCACCGCCAGGGCGCTGAAGGACAACGGCGTGCCGGTGGAGGAACTGCAAAAGATCAACGAGGGCCGTCCCAACGTCATCGACCTGATGGAGAACGGCGAACTGGCCCTCCTCATCAACACCCCCTACGGGCCGGTTGCGCGGACCGACGAAATCAAAATCCGCACCACCGCGCTCTACCACAAGGTGCCGGTGATGACGACCATGGCCGCGGCCGAGGCCTCGGTGAAAGGGATCCGCTCCCTCATCAAGGGCGGTTTCAGCGTCACCGCCCTGCAGGATGTCCACCGCAAGTGA
- a CDS encoding TlpA disulfide reductase family protein translates to MKPMIGAISLMLAVGLGSTVHARSSQNNVGSQLGSIDVKIIENKPEGEWVGKPKVVEFWATWCGPCRDSIPHMNKIHDQFKDRGLVIIGITDEDRKDVREFTKEIPMHYVVATDEKARLKKSLAVTAIPHAVVVDKAGKIVWEGHPLQLEDKVVEDVLK, encoded by the coding sequence ATGAAACCAATGATCGGTGCGATCTCCTTGATGCTTGCCGTTGGTCTGGGCTCGACAGTCCATGCCCGCAGTTCCCAAAACAACGTCGGCTCGCAGCTGGGATCGATCGATGTCAAAATCATCGAAAACAAGCCCGAAGGGGAATGGGTCGGCAAGCCCAAGGTGGTGGAATTTTGGGCCACGTGGTGCGGCCCCTGCCGCGACAGTATTCCTCACATGAATAAGATCCATGACCAATTCAAGGATCGGGGTTTGGTGATCATCGGCATCACCGATGAGGACCGGAAGGACGTGAGGGAATTCACCAAGGAAATCCCCATGCACTACGTTGTGGCGACGGATGAAAAGGCCAGACTCAAGAAAAGCCTGGCGGTGACGGCGATCCCCCATGCGGTGGTGGTGGACAAGGCTGGCAAGATCGTTTGGGAGGGACACCCCCTGCAATTGGAAGATAAGGTTGTCGAGGACGTGCTCAAATAG
- a CDS encoding cysteine peptidase family C39 domain-containing protein, whose amino-acid sequence MDSRLGSPDFWTLAPAALPDFFRDSPFSWNSSEKSELRAAGEGLTYLDLSVAEVVIRLGATGPREVFVSFYNRGDLGRIADDSFEAYAAKVEAAVAGHAGVAAEDLGDEFKRSSIRSVSKVWSAPAYSARLDTAYSRVRESGELRRQDRPEFINLTLFPPGTASEGMRVQRKADTALLDLRQRLKKLDNGDVFLEGVPMVDQGQKGYCAVATMERILRYYGSEVNQHELAQQANASGEGTNPDSLVQALRNMGGKLGLRVDEKINFESKDFFDLVEDYNKLAKRKQEPEIRFGGMRVISMPEILASMQPELVREIRLKSQGRVDKFYREITDTIDQGRPLAWGVQLGWVEEKPKLPQARGGHMRLIIGYQPQKREVLYTDSWGYGHELKRLPLEDAYMMTNGLFVVEPRN is encoded by the coding sequence TTGGACTCCCGGCTTGGTTCGCCGGATTTTTGGACGCTTGCCCCCGCCGCCCTGCCGGATTTTTTCCGTGATTCCCCCTTTTCCTGGAACTCCAGTGAGAAAAGCGAGCTTCGGGCGGCAGGGGAAGGTCTGACCTATTTGGACTTGTCGGTGGCCGAGGTGGTCATCCGTCTGGGTGCAACCGGGCCCAGGGAAGTTTTCGTCTCCTTCTACAACCGCGGCGACCTGGGCCGCATCGCCGATGATTCCTTCGAGGCCTATGCCGCCAAGGTGGAAGCCGCCGTGGCCGGACATGCGGGTGTGGCGGCGGAAGACCTGGGGGATGAATTCAAGCGCAGCAGCATCCGGTCGGTGAGCAAGGTGTGGTCGGCCCCGGCATATTCCGCCCGCCTCGACACGGCCTATTCCCGCGTCCGGGAAAGCGGGGAATTACGCCGGCAGGACCGCCCCGAATTCATCAACCTGACCCTCTTTCCTCCCGGAACAGCCAGCGAAGGCATGCGTGTCCAGCGCAAGGCCGATACCGCTTTGTTGGACCTGCGTCAGCGGCTGAAGAAACTGGACAATGGCGATGTCTTTCTGGAGGGCGTTCCCATGGTGGACCAGGGGCAGAAGGGCTATTGCGCGGTGGCCACGATGGAACGCATTCTCCGCTATTACGGCAGCGAGGTGAACCAGCACGAACTGGCCCAGCAGGCCAACGCCAGTGGTGAGGGGACCAATCCGGACAGCCTGGTCCAGGCCCTCCGGAATATGGGCGGAAAACTCGGCCTGCGCGTCGATGAAAAGATCAACTTCGAGTCCAAGGATTTTTTTGACCTGGTCGAGGATTACAACAAGCTCGCCAAAAGAAAGCAGGAGCCGGAAATCCGCTTCGGAGGCATGCGGGTGATCTCGATGCCGGAGATTCTTGCCAGCATGCAGCCGGAATTGGTGAGGGAGATCCGACTGAAAAGCCAGGGCAGGGTCGATAAATTTTACCGGGAAATCACCGACACCATCGACCAAGGCCGCCCGCTGGCCTGGGGGGTGCAACTGGGGTGGGTCGAAGAAAAGCCCAAGCTTCCCCAGGCCAGGGGCGGCCATATGCGCCTGATCATCGGGTATCAACCGCAGAAGCGGGAGGTGCTTTACACCGACAGCTGGGGCTACGGCCACGAACTCAAGCGGTTGCCCTTGGAAGACGCTTACATGATGACCAATGGGTTGTTTGTCGTTGAACCCAGGAACTGA
- the mtnP gene encoding S-methyl-5'-thioadenosine phosphorylase: protein MPPIPIAVIGGSGVYHMEGLDGAEELRLITPFGEPSDAIRTGTLSGRKVAFLPRHGRNHHLLPSEIPHRANIWALKSLGVRWIISLSAVGSLKEHLKPRHFVLPHQFFDRTKTRDTHTFFGNGIAAHVSFGNPVCLRLATILYQAATTSGAVCHWGGTYVNMEGPAFSTRAESEFHRSHGFDVVGMTNLAEAKLAREAEISYATLAMVTDYDCWHGEEAEVSVADVVRILHDNATLAARTVALAVAQIPLQEQTAAHHALDAALITPRHAWPNQTAEALRPLLGRFLA from the coding sequence ATGCCCCCCATCCCTATCGCAGTCATCGGCGGCAGCGGCGTCTACCACATGGAAGGTTTGGACGGAGCCGAAGAACTCCGTCTCATCACGCCGTTTGGTGAACCCTCCGATGCCATCCGCACCGGAACCCTCTCCGGTCGGAAAGTCGCCTTCCTGCCCCGCCACGGTCGAAACCACCACCTCCTGCCTTCGGAGATCCCCCACCGTGCCAACATCTGGGCCCTCAAGTCCCTCGGCGTGCGCTGGATCATCAGCCTGAGCGCGGTGGGATCGCTCAAGGAACATCTCAAACCCCGCCACTTCGTCCTGCCACACCAGTTCTTCGACCGCACCAAGACGCGTGACACCCACACCTTCTTCGGCAACGGCATCGCCGCCCATGTCAGCTTCGGCAATCCCGTCTGCCTCAGACTGGCCACGATTCTATATCAAGCCGCCACCACTTCGGGTGCCGTCTGCCATTGGGGTGGCACCTATGTCAACATGGAAGGCCCCGCCTTCTCCACCCGCGCCGAGTCGGAATTCCACCGCTCCCACGGATTCGACGTCGTCGGCATGACCAACCTGGCCGAGGCCAAGCTGGCCCGCGAAGCCGAAATCAGCTACGCCACCCTGGCCATGGTGACGGACTACGATTGCTGGCATGGTGAAGAGGCCGAGGTCAGCGTGGCCGATGTGGTGCGCATCCTGCATGACAACGCCACCCTCGCCGCCCGCACCGTCGCCCTGGCAGTAGCCCAGATCCCGCTCCAAGAGCAGACCGCTGCCCATCACGCCCTCGACGCCGCCCTCATCACTCCGCGCCACGCCTGGCCGAACCAAACCGCCGAAGCCCTGCGCCCCCTGCTCGGCCGCTTCCTGGCCTGA
- the glmS gene encoding glutamine--fructose-6-phosphate transaminase (isomerizing) has translation MCGIVAYTGGRDAQPLMLDALARLEYRGYDSAGIALIESDGISVQKKAGRISELSKTLRHHISKATTGISHTRWATHGEPSDRNAHPHLDRSGRLALVHNGVVENYQTLKKALVANGHLFASDTDTEVLAHLIGVCYAESTQTGDARLIESVRRALSEIEGTYGIAVIHADHPGLIVGARRGSPLVMGVGEHEQYLASDATALLPYTQKVVYLKDYDLVALRRESFEVTTLDASQSSFEIKELDYAPEAAELGDFPHFMLKEIYEQPVAVENALRGRLNQEELSAKLGGLNLSNEQLRDIERVMVVACGTALHAGMVGEQMLETEANIPCECHFSSEFRYGNVPVDRKSIFFAVSQSGETADTLGALREARRKGYRVLGVCNNVGSTIARESDGGVYMHAGPEIGVAATKSFVSQVTIFALLTLLLGRMRYISPARGQEIIEALERLPQQITSILHRNDEIREIATKYSGSRSMLFFGRQANYPVALEAALKMKEISYVHAEGYPTAELKHGIIALIDDQTPSVMLCPQDTLYEKNMSSMQEIKARKGPVIAVANESDHEIYAVADDVIEVPKTIEMLQPILNIIPLQLLSYHTAVLLGRDVDKPRNLAKSVTVE, from the coding sequence ATGTGTGGAATCGTTGCTTACACCGGTGGCCGAGATGCCCAACCCCTCATGTTGGACGCTCTGGCGCGTCTCGAATACCGCGGTTATGACTCCGCCGGAATCGCCCTGATCGAATCCGACGGGATTTCGGTCCAGAAAAAAGCCGGACGCATCTCCGAACTCAGCAAAACCCTGCGCCATCACATCTCCAAGGCCACCACCGGCATCAGCCACACCCGTTGGGCCACCCACGGTGAACCCTCCGACCGCAACGCCCACCCCCACCTCGACCGCTCCGGTCGCCTCGCCCTCGTCCACAACGGGGTGGTGGAAAACTACCAGACCCTCAAAAAAGCGCTCGTTGCCAACGGCCATCTCTTTGCCTCCGACACCGACACCGAGGTCCTGGCCCACCTCATCGGTGTTTGTTATGCCGAATCCACCCAAACCGGCGACGCCCGTCTCATCGAATCCGTCCGCCGCGCCCTTTCGGAAATTGAAGGCACTTACGGCATCGCCGTCATCCACGCCGACCACCCCGGTCTGATTGTCGGCGCCCGTCGCGGCAGCCCGCTCGTCATGGGGGTCGGGGAACACGAACAATACCTCGCCAGCGACGCCACCGCCCTTCTGCCCTACACCCAAAAAGTGGTCTACCTCAAGGATTACGACCTGGTCGCCCTGCGCCGCGAGAGCTTCGAGGTCACCACGCTGGATGCCAGCCAGTCTTCCTTCGAAATCAAGGAACTGGATTATGCACCCGAGGCCGCTGAATTGGGCGACTTCCCCCACTTCATGCTCAAAGAAATTTACGAGCAGCCCGTGGCCGTGGAAAACGCCCTGCGCGGCCGTCTCAACCAGGAGGAACTTTCCGCCAAACTCGGCGGCCTCAACCTGAGCAACGAACAACTGCGCGACATCGAACGCGTCATGGTCGTGGCCTGCGGCACCGCCCTGCATGCCGGCATGGTCGGCGAACAGATGTTGGAAACCGAAGCCAACATTCCCTGCGAATGCCACTTTTCCAGTGAATTCCGCTACGGCAACGTGCCGGTCGACCGAAAAAGCATCTTCTTTGCCGTCAGCCAGTCCGGCGAAACCGCCGACACGCTGGGCGCCCTCCGGGAAGCCCGCCGCAAGGGTTACCGCGTCCTCGGCGTCTGCAACAACGTCGGCAGCACCATCGCCCGGGAATCCGACGGCGGCGTCTACATGCACGCCGGGCCGGAAATCGGCGTGGCCGCCACCAAATCCTTCGTTTCCCAGGTCACCATCTTCGCCCTCCTCACCCTCCTCCTCGGCCGCATGCGCTACATCTCCCCGGCCCGCGGTCAGGAGATCATCGAAGCCCTCGAACGCCTCCCCCAGCAGATCACTTCGATCCTCCACCGCAACGACGAAATCCGCGAGATTGCCACCAAGTATTCCGGTTCCCGCAGCATGCTCTTCTTCGGACGCCAGGCCAACTACCCCGTCGCCCTCGAGGCCGCCCTCAAGATGAAGGAAATCTCCTACGTCCACGCCGAAGGCTACCCCACCGCCGAACTCAAACACGGGATCATCGCCCTCATCGACGACCAAACCCCCTCAGTCATGCTCTGTCCGCAGGACACCCTCTACGAAAAGAACATGAGCAGCATGCAGGAAATCAAGGCGCGCAAGGGCCCGGTCATCGCCGTGGCCAACGAGTCCGACCACGAGATCTATGCCGTGGCCGACGATGTCATCGAGGTTCCCAAAACGATCGAAATGCTCCAACCCATCCTCAACATCATCCCCCTCCAGTTGCTGTCCTACCACACCGCCGTTCTCCTCGGCCGTGATGTGGACAAACCCCGCAACCTGGCCAAGTCGGTCACGGTCGAGTGA
- a CDS encoding glucose-1-phosphate adenylyltransferase, translating to MDSYTPDPGRVVSVILGGGAGTRLFPLTKERAKPAVPLAGKYRLVDIPISLCINSGLKRIFLLTQYLSSSMHRHVQQSYRFDDYNPRGFIEIMAATQSSDLTGWYQGTADAVRQNLRHFRNHKHDLVLILSGDQLYRMDYRHILSQHVLQKADVTVATIPVDRAAARGFGIMHIDREARITRFVEKPKEDAQLDSLVIEEEARKNLGLDPSEGSFLASMGIYVFNREVLESVLEDSAVTDFGKDVIPGAIRNLRVFSHVYRGYWEDIGTIRAFYDANLDLTEPVPKFNFYDAESPIYTRSRYLPASKIDQCQIERATVSDGCIMRQCNVFRSIIGIRSRLDPGVNIRDSILMGADYYESLADLEKNARVGRPNIGVGPNTVIEGAIVDKNSRIGANVVIRAQGKPDTDGGIYYVRDGVVIIPKDAVVPDGTVI from the coding sequence ATGGATTCTTACACCCCCGATCCCGGACGGGTTGTTTCCGTGATTCTTGGAGGCGGGGCCGGAACCCGTCTGTTTCCCCTGACCAAAGAGCGGGCCAAACCCGCGGTTCCCCTGGCGGGCAAATATCGCTTGGTGGACATCCCGATCAGCCTCTGCATCAACTCCGGGCTCAAGCGCATTTTTCTCCTGACCCAATACCTCAGTTCTTCGATGCACCGTCACGTGCAACAGAGCTACCGGTTTGATGACTACAATCCGCGGGGATTCATCGAAATCATGGCGGCGACGCAATCGAGCGACCTGACCGGCTGGTATCAGGGAACGGCGGATGCGGTCCGGCAAAATCTGCGCCATTTCCGCAATCACAAGCATGACCTCGTTCTCATCCTCTCCGGCGACCAACTTTACCGGATGGACTACCGGCACATCCTGTCGCAACACGTCTTACAGAAGGCGGACGTGACGGTGGCGACCATTCCCGTGGACCGGGCGGCCGCACGCGGCTTCGGCATCATGCACATCGACCGGGAGGCCCGGATCACCCGTTTTGTCGAAAAACCCAAGGAAGACGCCCAGTTGGACAGCCTGGTCATTGAGGAGGAAGCCCGGAAGAACCTCGGATTGGATCCCTCAGAGGGCTCGTTCCTGGCCAGCATGGGTATTTACGTCTTCAACCGCGAGGTCCTGGAATCCGTGCTGGAAGACTCGGCCGTGACCGATTTCGGCAAGGATGTCATCCCCGGGGCCATCCGCAACCTGAGGGTGTTTTCCCATGTTTACCGCGGCTACTGGGAGGATATCGGTACCATCCGTGCCTTCTACGATGCCAACCTCGACCTGACAGAGCCGGTGCCCAAATTCAATTTCTACGACGCCGAGTCGCCCATCTACACCCGCTCGCGCTACCTGCCCGCGAGCAAGATCGACCAGTGCCAGATCGAGCGGGCGACGGTCTCCGACGGGTGCATCATGCGGCAGTGCAATGTGTTCCGGTCGATCATCGGCATCCGTTCCCGGCTGGACCCCGGGGTGAATATCCGGGACAGCATCCTGATGGGGGCGGACTACTACGAGTCGCTGGCGGATCTGGAGAAGAACGCGCGTGTGGGGCGTCCCAACATCGGGGTGGGGCCGAACACCGTGATCGAGGGGGCGATTGTCGACAAGAACTCGCGCATCGGGGCGAATGTGGTGATCCGGGCCCAGGGCAAGCCGGATACGGATGGCGGTATCTACTACGTGCGGGACGGGGTGGTCATCATCCCGAAGGACGCGGTGGTTCCGGACGGAACCGTCATCTGA
- a CDS encoding TA system VapC family ribonuclease toxin, producing the protein MIIPDANILIYAHDEAAPHHAKARAWWEAALAGEKPVGLVWVVVLAFTRLLTHPTLAQDPLSVAEVRLMVEQWMESPSVRLLGLSEQALPRFFDLLEKAGGGGNLSTDALIALHAMEHSATVVSNDRDFDRFPGLKRLNPLV; encoded by the coding sequence ATGATCATTCCCGACGCAAACATTTTGATTTACGCCCACGATGAGGCCGCGCCGCATCATGCCAAGGCGCGGGCATGGTGGGAAGCCGCTCTGGCCGGAGAAAAACCCGTCGGGTTGGTGTGGGTGGTGGTGCTGGCCTTCACCCGTCTCTTGACCCACCCGACCCTGGCCCAAGACCCGTTGTCGGTTGCCGAAGTCCGGCTCATGGTCGAGCAATGGATGGAATCGCCTTCTGTGCGACTCTTGGGGCTTTCCGAACAGGCCCTTCCTCGTTTCTTTGATCTGCTGGAAAAAGCGGGTGGGGGCGGCAATCTGTCAACCGACGCCTTGATCGCGCTCCACGCCATGGAGCATTCCGCCACGGTGGTGAGCAACGACCGGGATTTCGACCGCTTTCCCGGCCTCAAACGACTGAATCCGCTGGTTTAG
- a CDS encoding tRNA (cytidine(34)-2'-O)-methyltransferase translates to MALHVVLIEPEIPPNTGNVARLCAVTHSRLHLVGPLGFQINDATLRRAGMDYWEQASITTYPDWAAFHPQLIGQRVWLVETGGDRTLWDTPFLDGDYLLFGKESKGLPASVLEAFPGRKTTIPMPNPMTRSLNLSTAAGIAVYEALRQIHHGTYSKPADSVV, encoded by the coding sequence ATGGCCCTCCACGTCGTCCTCATCGAGCCCGAGATCCCGCCCAATACCGGGAATGTGGCCCGTCTTTGCGCCGTGACCCACAGCCGCCTTCACCTGGTCGGACCGCTCGGCTTTCAGATCAACGATGCCACCCTGCGACGTGCCGGGATGGATTACTGGGAGCAGGCCAGCATCACCACCTACCCCGACTGGGCCGCCTTCCATCCCCAACTCATCGGACAACGTGTCTGGCTGGTCGAAACGGGCGGAGACCGCACCCTCTGGGATACTCCGTTCCTGGATGGTGACTACCTCCTGTTTGGAAAGGAAAGCAAGGGACTACCCGCCAGCGTTTTGGAAGCCTTTCCGGGCCGGAAAACCACCATCCCGATGCCCAACCCCATGACCCGCAGCCTCAACCTCTCCACCGCCGCCGGTATCGCGGTCTACGAAGCCTTGAGACAAATCCATCACGGAACATATTCTAAACCAGCGGATTCAGTCGTTTGA
- the truA gene encoding tRNA pseudouridine(38-40) synthase TruA codes for MSSPETKVHRLLVAYDGAPFQGWQRQGDLPTVQLALEQAAARIWGRPIDVQGSGRTDTGVHAHGQVASFLAEPRIPEPRRLRMALNDHLPPSVRVLDNDFAPDHFHARFSSIGKEYHYRILNRDVMPPLEHGRAWHVPRPLDSRAMTEALVHLEGRHDFSSFASNPGYERTTMVRTMSLCSLTQNGEEIRLVFRADGFLYRMVRNLAGAAVKVGLGKATPEDFLGILQARCRQNAPNTAPACGLYLARVFYPPDVAPTFSFAQEQNPLSN; via the coding sequence ATGAGCTCCCCTGAAACCAAGGTCCACCGTTTGCTCGTGGCCTACGACGGGGCACCTTTCCAGGGATGGCAACGACAGGGGGACCTGCCCACGGTACAACTCGCACTCGAGCAGGCCGCGGCCCGCATCTGGGGCCGTCCGATCGACGTCCAGGGTTCCGGGCGCACCGACACCGGCGTCCACGCCCACGGCCAGGTGGCCTCCTTTCTGGCCGAGCCACGCATCCCGGAGCCCCGGCGACTGCGCATGGCCCTCAACGACCATCTGCCCCCCTCGGTGCGGGTCCTCGACAATGATTTCGCCCCCGACCATTTCCATGCCCGCTTTTCTTCCATCGGAAAGGAATACCACTACCGCATCCTCAACCGCGATGTGATGCCCCCCTTGGAGCACGGGCGGGCCTGGCACGTGCCGCGACCCCTCGACAGCCGGGCCATGACCGAGGCCCTGGTCCACCTCGAAGGACGGCACGATTTTTCCTCCTTCGCCAGCAATCCCGGCTACGAACGCACCACCATGGTGCGGACCATGTCCTTGTGTTCCCTCACCCAAAACGGCGAGGAAATCCGCCTGGTCTTCCGGGCCGATGGCTTCCTCTACCGCATGGTCAGGAATTTGGCCGGTGCCGCGGTCAAAGTCGGACTGGGCAAGGCCACCCCGGAGGATTTTCTCGGCATCCTCCAAGCCCGCTGCCGCCAGAACGCCCCCAACACCGCCCCGGCCTGCGGGCTTTACCTGGCACGGGTGTTCTATCCCCCTGATGTGGCCCCCACCTTTTCTTTTGCCCAGGAACAGAACCCCCTTTCCAACTGA